One window of Phycodurus eques isolate BA_2022a chromosome 8, UOR_Pequ_1.1, whole genome shotgun sequence genomic DNA carries:
- the LOC133406572 gene encoding 5-hydroxytryptamine receptor 3A-like has translation MVLFIFVSLFMHASCVSIMPNCSRPDSLALLEALRPVFSLSSIRPVVNISTATLVSVDFILIGILGVDEKAQIVTTFIIQMLRWRNEFISWDPNKCGAQWITVPRKVLWVPDMVINEFMERNSAPFTPYTYVYHDGFVIDLQPLRVVSSCRLDIYTFPFDIQNCTLTFNAYLHRLSSIQIGRIMSTEQILKYSQTLMTTMGEWELIGIKALQRKISSSDGDVYEELRFFISMRRRSMLYVVNLLIPCCFLITVDLFSFLLPPQKVDRSLFKMTLILGYTVFLLLMNDLLPITGNTIPLINVFLSLCLALMVVSLLETILITNLLHNSAHYSEVPRWIQIFVIQLMGHLVLLPPKPTQVEQIIRNPGTLGKTTMCAFETRSHKRKGPLGQDKAVEELRSLGRDLRVIRLKVEQELDVSQSAEEWIQVGFIIDRLLFGIYTLFISVSFISIIVMWVNSYNASRFHL, from the exons CGTCATGCGTCTCCATCATGCCGAACTGCTCTCGCCCGGATAGCCTCGCCCTACTGGAGGCTCTCAGGCCCGTCTTCAGCCTCAGCTCCATTCGACCCGTCGTGAACATTTCAACTGCCACGCTTGTCAGTGTTGACTTTATCCTGATTGGCATTCTCGGGGTG GATGAAAAGGctcagatagtgacgacattTATCATCCAAATGTTG AGGTGGAGAAATGAGTTTATTAGCTGGGACCCAAACAAGTGCGGTGCCCAATGGATTACAGTCCCAAGAAAAGTGCTGTGGGTCCCCGATATGGTCATCAATGAGTT CATGGAGAGGAACTCAGCTCCGTTCACGCCATACACATATGTGTATCACGACGGCTTTGTGATCGATCTACAGCCTCTCCGAGTGGTGAGCTCCTGCAGGCTTGACATATACACTTTTCCATTTGACATCCAGAACTGCACTTTAACCTTCAACGCCTACCTGCATCGTT TGTCTTCTATACAGATTGGCCGCATAATGTCAACAgagcaaatattaaaatattcccAAACATTGATGACAACTATGGGTGAATGGGAGCTCATTGGAATCAAAGCATTACAACGGAAGATATCGTCTTCGGATGGCGACGTTTACGAAGAACTTCGCTTCTTC ATTTCAATGCGACGCCGATCCATGCTGTACGTGGTGAACCTGCTGATCCCCTGCTGCTTCCTCATCACAGTGGACCTCTTCAGTTTCCTGCTGCCTCCTCAGAAGGTGGACCGCTCCTTGTTCAAGATGACCCTCATTTTGGGCTACACCGTCTTCCTGCTCCTCATGAACGACCTGCTGCCCATCACTGGAAACACCATACCCCTCATAA ATGTGTTCCTGTCCCTCTGCCTCGCTCTGATGGTGGTGAGTCTTCTGGAGACCATTCTCATCACCAACCTACTGCACAATTCTGCTCACTACTCAGAGGTTCCTCGCTGGATCCAAATTTTTGTCATCCAGTTAATGGGCCACCTGGTTCTGCTTCCTCCAAAGCCCACACAAGTGGAGCAGATCATCCGAAATCCTGGCACACTTGGTAAGACCACGATGTGTGCATTTGAAACCCGATCACACAAGAGGA AAGGGCCACTGGGCCAGGACAAGGCTGTGGAAGAGTTAAGGAGCCTGGGAAGAGACCTCCGAGTCATCCGGCTGAAAGTGGAACAGGAGCTGGACGTCAGCCAGAGCGCAGAAGAGTGGATCCAAGTTGGTTTTATCATAGACCGCCTGCTGTTTGGCATCTACACCCTCTTCATATCTGTCAGCTTCATTAGCATCATTGTCATGTGGGTCAACTCATACAACGCATCACGATTTCACTTATAA